One genomic region from Desulfofalx alkaliphila DSM 12257 encodes:
- a CDS encoding helix-turn-helix domain-containing protein — MGKDYYEIYKKIGQNIKKLRIKNQLTQQEFSKLIGISCSYLTKIEAPNCDKKFSLELLIVISDKLNIDIKELFNFDEEKVT; from the coding sequence ATGGGTAAAGATTATTACGAAATATATAAAAAAATCGGGCAAAACATTAAAAAGTTAAGGATAAAAAATCAACTTACACAGCAAGAGTTTAGCAAACTAATTGGAATCAGCTGCAGTTACTTAACAAAAATTGAAGCTCCCAACTGCGATAAAAAATTCTCCTTGGAGCTTCTAATAGTGATTTCAGACAAGTTGAACATTGACATAAAGGAACTGTTCAATTTTGATGAAGAGAAAGTGACATAA
- a CDS encoding exodeoxyribonuclease III has product MKFISWNIDSLNAALTGVSARALLSQNVLDTIKEHNPEIIALQETKLPSTGPTKKHLTILNERFPDYEIVWNSSVEPARKGYAGTMFLYKNDLKPSVTFPVIGAPGTMDAEGRIITLEFEHFYLTQVYTPNAGDGLNRLADRQIWDIKYADYLAELDKKKNVIATGDFNVAHKEIDLAHPNNNRRSAGFTDEERQGFTNLLAKGFTDVFRYLHGDVTGVYTWWAQRAKTSKINNSGWRIDYWLVSDRIADKVIKCEMIDSGPRQDHTPILLEIDL; this is encoded by the coding sequence TTGAAGTTTATTTCATGGAATATTGACTCATTAAATGCGGCGTTAACAGGTGTTTCAGCACGGGCTTTATTATCTCAAAATGTATTAGATACGATTAAAGAACATAATCCGGAAATTATTGCCTTACAGGAAACTAAGTTACCAAGTACCGGTCCCACCAAAAAGCATTTAACTATTTTGAATGAAAGGTTTCCGGATTATGAAATTGTTTGGAATAGTTCTGTAGAACCGGCCCGCAAGGGTTATGCAGGTACCATGTTTTTATATAAGAATGATTTAAAACCATCTGTTACCTTTCCTGTTATTGGTGCGCCAGGTACCATGGACGCTGAGGGCCGAATCATTACATTAGAATTTGAACATTTCTACTTAACACAGGTTTATACTCCCAATGCAGGTGACGGTTTGAATCGTTTAGCAGATCGTCAGATTTGGGATATAAAATATGCGGATTATCTGGCAGAGTTGGATAAAAAGAAGAATGTTATTGCAACAGGAGATTTCAACGTAGCACACAAAGAAATAGATTTGGCTCATCCCAATAACAACCGTCGCTCTGCCGGCTTTACTGATGAGGAGCGTCAAGGTTTCACAAATCTCTTGGCAAAGGGGTTTACAGATGTCTTTCGTTACCTGCATGGTGATGTAACAGGTGTTTATACTTGGTGGGCCCAGCGTGCTAAAACAAGCAAAATTAATAATTCTGGCTGGAGAATTGACTATTGGCTGGTGAGTGATCGGATTGCCGATAAGGTTATTAAATGCGAAATGATTGACTCAGGGCCAAGGCAAGACCATACACCAATATTACTTGAAATTGATTTATAG
- a CDS encoding DNA adenine methylase — MIDGRVQAKPFVKWAGGKRQLLSTFVELYPNKLKKGKIKKYIEPFVGGGAVFFDLASRYEFEEIILNDINTILISTYFVIKTDVKKLIEELEKLQKSYLEKDTREKEKLFYHIRSRFNELKRSIEFNGEGTAITQTLVMTCSDCHFLDKVWITIPLRKLFYFGQKNLRNSGGLDVIGGNV; from the coding sequence ATGATTGATGGTCGGGTTCAAGCAAAACCTTTTGTAAAATGGGCAGGTGGAAAAAGACAACTCTTATCTACCTTTGTAGAATTATACCCCAATAAATTAAAGAAGGGAAAGATAAAGAAATATATTGAACCATTTGTTGGTGGAGGGGCTGTATTTTTTGACTTGGCAAGCCGGTATGAATTTGAAGAAATTATTCTAAATGACATAAATACTATTTTGATTTCCACATATTTTGTCATTAAAACAGATGTAAAAAAATTAATCGAAGAACTGGAAAAACTTCAGAAAAGTTATTTAGAGAAGGATACCCGGGAAAAAGAAAAACTTTTTTACCATATTAGGTCAAGATTTAATGAACTAAAAAGAAGTATTGAATTTAACGGTGAAGGGACAGCCATAACTCAAACACTGGTTATGACATGCTCAGATTGTCATTTTTTAGACAAGGTTTGGATCACAATTCCCCTACGGAAATTATTCTATTTTGGACAAAAAAACCTCCGGAATTCCGGAGGTCTTGATGTTATTGGCGGGAATGTGTGA
- a CDS encoding AzlC family ABC transporter permease — protein MKPLLSSLPGIQAENSRVFYDGMRDGIPIGLGYFAVSFSLGIVAKNAGLTAFQGFLASALVNASAGQYAGFTLIAASAAYLEMVIVVLIANARYFLMSCAMSQRMKPETPLHHRLLMGFYVTDELFGISIARPGFLNPYYTYGAILVAAPCWATGTALGVIAGNLLPLRAVSSLSVALYGMFLAVIIPPANKNKVIAGLILICFASSYAATWLPLVSSLSAGTRTIILTVAISAMAALLFPVKRKEMEND, from the coding sequence ATGAAACCTTTATTATCATCCCTGCCAGGTATTCAAGCTGAAAATTCCCGTGTCTTTTATGATGGAATGCGAGATGGCATTCCCATTGGTCTCGGCTACTTTGCTGTTTCTTTTTCCTTGGGCATTGTAGCAAAGAATGCAGGCCTTACAGCTTTTCAGGGATTTCTGGCAAGTGCACTTGTCAACGCTTCCGCTGGGCAATATGCAGGCTTTACATTGATTGCGGCAAGTGCAGCATATTTGGAAATGGTAATTGTCGTATTAATTGCAAATGCCAGATACTTTCTCATGAGCTGCGCCATGAGTCAACGTATGAAACCGGAAACACCCCTACATCATCGTCTTCTAATGGGATTTTATGTTACCGATGAGCTTTTCGGTATTTCAATTGCAAGGCCCGGTTTTTTAAACCCCTACTATACTTATGGTGCTATCCTTGTTGCGGCACCATGCTGGGCAACAGGAACTGCCTTGGGTGTTATAGCAGGCAATCTTCTTCCTTTGCGTGCCGTTAGTTCTCTAAGTGTCGCACTTTATGGAATGTTTCTTGCCGTCATTATTCCGCCTGCCAATAAAAATAAAGTTATAGCCGGTTTAATATTAATTTGTTTTGCATCCAGTTATGCAGCAACTTGGCTACCCTTGGTTTCAAGTCTGTCTGCAGGCACACGAACAATAATTTTAACAGTGGCAATATCTGCAATGGCAGCCTTATTATTTCCAGTTAAGAGAAAGGAAATGGAGAATGACTAA
- the rd gene encoding rubredoxin, whose protein sequence is MSLNTKIFHKMSYGLYVITSKKEDKLNGQVANTAFQISSDPATVAIGINKNNLTNEFIKESKVFSINILPTSVSMDLIGNFGFKSGRDHDKFTSIPYSIGQTGVPLLKESCIGWLEAEVIDSMDIGTHTLFIGKVVNAEVLSAEDEPITYAMYHLLKKGVMINKKSDEDTNVSENVKNDNKAKKYVCSVCGYVYDPEAGDADSGIAPGTAFEDLPADWVCPLCGVGKDQFEADE, encoded by the coding sequence ATGAGTTTAAACACAAAAATATTTCACAAGATGAGTTACGGTCTATATGTTATAACATCGAAAAAAGAAGACAAATTGAATGGCCAAGTAGCTAACACGGCTTTTCAAATCTCGTCAGATCCTGCAACTGTAGCCATTGGTATTAATAAAAACAACTTAACAAACGAATTTATAAAGGAAAGCAAGGTATTCTCGATAAACATATTACCGACCAGTGTCTCCATGGATTTAATAGGCAACTTTGGATTTAAATCCGGCAGGGATCACGATAAGTTTACTTCTATACCATACTCTATAGGACAAACAGGGGTTCCCCTCCTTAAAGAAAGCTGTATTGGTTGGCTGGAGGCTGAGGTAATTGACAGCATGGATATTGGAACCCACACTTTGTTTATAGGTAAAGTAGTAAATGCCGAGGTTCTCTCGGCAGAAGATGAACCGATTACTTATGCCATGTACCATTTACTAAAAAAAGGAGTAATGATTAACAAAAAAAGTGACGAAGATACCAATGTTAGCGAGAATGTAAAAAATGATAATAAGGCAAAAAAATATGTGTGTTCAGTTTGCGGTTACGTTTATGATCCTGAAGCCGGTGATGCCGATTCAGGCATTGCCCCAGGGACAGCCTTTGAAGACCTGCCTGCGGACTGGGTGTGCCCGCTTTGTGGTGTAGGCAAGGATCAGTTTGAAGCTGATGAATAA
- a CDS encoding AzlD domain-containing protein, giving the protein MTNNIYIYLAIMAGVTYAIRVLPLTLIRKEIKNDFLQSFLYYVPYITLAVMTFPAILGATQSPISGALALIIGVVAAWFGASLFMVSLSCCAIVFISELFLIPLT; this is encoded by the coding sequence ATGACTAATAATATTTACATTTATCTGGCAATCATGGCCGGTGTCACATACGCAATACGCGTTTTACCCCTAACGCTGATTCGAAAAGAAATTAAAAATGATTTTTTGCAGTCATTCCTTTATTACGTGCCATACATAACATTAGCAGTTATGACCTTTCCTGCAATTTTGGGGGCAACGCAAAGCCCCATATCGGGGGCATTGGCCTTAATAATCGGTGTAGTTGCCGCTTGGTTCGGTGCCAGTCTTTTTATGGTATCACTATCCTGCTGTGCAATCGTATTTATCAGTGAACTGTTTTTGATCCCATTGACATAA
- a CDS encoding anaerobic nitric oxide reductase flavorubredoxin: MKKTLKNNVHWVGKVDWELQKFHGDEYSTHNGSTYNAYLIQEEKNVLIDTVWSPFAAEFVDNLAKEIDLNKIDYIVVNHGEVDHSGALPELMKRIPSTPIYCTANAVKSLKGQYHQEWNFNVVKTGDKLDIGNGKELVFVEMPMLHWPDSMAAYLTKDNILFSNDAFGQHYATEKMFNDLVDQCDLYKEAIKYYANILTPFSHILRRKLDEIISLNLAIDIIAPSHGVIWRDNPMQIVEKYSQWANDYQQNQITIIYDTMWNGTKTMAENIAEGIEIADKEVEVKVFNLAKSDDNDLITEVFKSKTVVVGSPTVNRSILHSIAGFVHLMHELNFKNKKAATFGCYGWSGESTKVLSELLNKAGFEVIDEGLKNHWAPDQDGKLAAIEYGKKIAKA; encoded by the coding sequence ATGAAAAAAACTTTAAAGAATAATGTCCACTGGGTCGGCAAAGTGGATTGGGAGCTGCAAAAATTTCATGGGGATGAATATTCAACACACAATGGTTCAACATATAACGCCTATTTGATACAGGAAGAAAAAAATGTTTTAATTGATACCGTCTGGTCACCTTTTGCAGCTGAATTTGTCGACAACTTGGCTAAAGAAATTGATTTAAACAAAATAGATTATATAGTGGTTAATCATGGCGAAGTGGATCATAGTGGGGCACTCCCTGAGTTAATGAAGCGTATACCGAGTACCCCCATTTACTGTACTGCTAACGCAGTAAAATCATTAAAAGGCCAGTATCATCAAGAATGGAACTTCAATGTAGTAAAAACAGGAGATAAACTGGATATTGGTAACGGAAAAGAACTGGTATTTGTAGAAATGCCAATGCTTCACTGGCCGGACAGTATGGCCGCTTACCTCACCAAGGATAATATATTATTTAGTAATGATGCCTTTGGGCAGCACTATGCAACTGAAAAAATGTTTAATGATTTGGTGGATCAATGTGACTTATACAAAGAGGCTATTAAGTATTATGCAAATATCTTAACTCCATTTAGCCATATACTCAGAAGAAAGTTGGATGAAATTATATCATTAAACTTAGCAATTGATATCATTGCACCCAGCCATGGTGTTATATGGAGAGATAACCCCATGCAAATTGTAGAAAAATATTCCCAATGGGCTAATGATTATCAGCAGAACCAGATTACAATTATTTACGACACCATGTGGAATGGTACCAAAACAATGGCCGAGAATATTGCAGAGGGAATTGAAATAGCTGATAAAGAGGTAGAGGTTAAAGTATTCAATCTTGCCAAGAGTGATGATAATGATTTAATTACGGAAGTATTTAAATCTAAGACAGTTGTTGTTGGCTCCCCGACAGTTAATAGAAGCATTTTGCATTCCATTGCCGGCTTTGTTCATTTAATGCATGAACTTAACTTTAAGAATAAAAAAGCGGCAACCTTTGGGTGTTATGGTTGGAGTGGCGAATCAACAAAGGTGTTATCGGAGTTATTAAACAAGGCAGGATTTGAAGTGATTGATGAGGGGTTAAAAAATCACTGGGCCCCTGATCAAGATGGGAAACTTGCTGCCATAGAGTATGGTAAAAAAATAGCCAAGGCATAG
- a CDS encoding bacteriohemerythrin, which translates to MSVVWTPNLSVGIKHIDDQHKVWFEKANGLFEAGKERRAKEYIETMLDFLDEYTKQHFRDEEAYMEKISYPEIDAQKRAHASFIKDLAKLKSDYNKSGGNILVILNANKMVINWLSEHIKTMDKKIGDYAKTL; encoded by the coding sequence ATGTCAGTAGTATGGACTCCTAACTTGTCGGTCGGTATTAAACATATTGATGACCAACACAAGGTTTGGTTTGAAAAGGCTAATGGACTGTTTGAGGCCGGAAAAGAACGGAGAGCAAAAGAATACATAGAAACCATGCTTGATTTCTTAGATGAGTATACAAAGCAACACTTTAGAGATGAAGAAGCCTATATGGAAAAAATCAGTTACCCAGAAATTGATGCTCAAAAGAGAGCCCATGCAAGCTTTATCAAAGATCTTGCCAAATTGAAGAGCGATTATAACAAGTCCGGCGGTAATATTCTGGTAATACTTAATGCCAATAAAATGGTTATTAACTGGCTTTCTGAACACATAAAAACCATGGATAAAAAAATAGGCGATTATGCCAAAACTCTTTAG